The Pontibacter deserti region AACCTGGTACCAGTATGCCGCGAACCAAATTTGAAAGATACGATAAACTACCTGAAGGATTACGGTGTGCAGATAGTAGCCTGTACCGAGAAAACAGAAGATAACATAACAGATTACCCGGTAGATTTTTCAGGACCTACTGCCATTATCATGGGTAGCGAAGAAGACGGTATTTCGCCGGAGTACCTGAAGCGTGCTGATGTGAAACTGCGCATTCCGTTAATGGGCCAGATTGGCTCTTTAAACGTGTCTGTAGCTACCGGTATCATCCTTTATGAAGCCATGAGTCAGCGTTTCCGTGAAAGTGGCCGTTCCAAATAAGAAAGCTTTTACATACAGTATAAAAAAGGCTACTCCAGAGAGTAGCCTTTTTGTTTGGGTATATCAAGATTTCGCAACTACGTTTTTAAAGAGCTATACATGACTACCATCTAAAACAAAAAGAGTCGAAACAATACTTGCCTCAGCTCTTTTTATACTTTCGAGAACTATACTTCTAAATATAGCTCTGGCCTTTTTTATACTTTGCGTCAGCAGTAAAATCCTTTACCTTCTGTTCTTCTTCCAGCTTGCAGATCATCAGTACATTGTCGTGTTCAGCAACAATGTAGCCTTCTAAACCTTGTAGCACTACCAGGCGGTTCTTCGGCGTTTTAATGATGCAGTTTTTGGTATCATACAACATTACGTCACCGTCTACTACGTTAGCCTGTTCATCCTTGTCACTTATCGTGTAAAGCGAGTTCCAGGTGCCCAGATCAGACCAGCCAATATCGCTGAGTACCACATACACATTATCAACTTTCTCCATAATACCATAGTCAATGGAGATGTTACGGCAATGCGAGTAGGCCTTAACTATAAAGTTTGGTTCTTCTTCAGTGTTATACTTGGTGCTGCCTTCCTCAAATATTTCTGATACCTCGGGCAGGTACTGGCGGAAAGCACGAAGTATACTTTGCACATTCCAGATAAAGATTCCGGAGTTCCAGACAAAGTCGCCGCTGTTCAGAAACATCTGGGCAAGCTCCAGGTTTGGCTTTTCAGTAAAGGTTTTTACTTTTTTAATAGGTTGATCGCCATCAGCAATAAACTGGATATAACCATATCCAGTATCAGGGCGGCTAGGTGTGATGCCTAAGGTAATCAGTACATCATCCTGAGCAGCAGCATGCAATGCTGTGTTTATAACCTGATTAAATGCTTCCTGCTTCAGCACTACGTGGTCTGATGGTGCAACTATAAGATTGGCATCAGGGTTGATCTGCGATATCTTATAAGAGGCATAAGCTATACACGGTGCCGTATTCCTGCCGATCGGTTCGAGTAGTATCTGGTTATCGCTTAGCTGAGGAAGCTGTTCTTTTACCAGGTGTTCATAGTCTCTGTTGGTAACTATAAAAATGTTCTGAGTAGGGCAGATCTGCTCAAAACGCTTCATGGTCATCTGAAGCATAGTTTCGCCTATACCCAGCACATCATGGAACTGCTTAGGGTAATTAGTACGGCTGAATGGCCAGAAGCGGCTGCCAATACCGCCAGCCATTATCACCACATAGGTGTTGTTGTTCATGGGTGTTTGTTTATACAAGTCCTTCTTTCAGGAGGTCGTGCAGGTGCACAAAACCTTCAAATTTTCCGGAGTCGGTTACGATTAATTGTGTTATGTTTTTCTCCTGCATAATGGCCATAGCTTCGGCGGCGTAGTGGTCCGGTTCTATAGTTAGCGGGGAGGCGGTCATAATATCTGTAGCTATTATACCTTCTGTTGATTCATATTTGTCCAACATACGGCGAAGGTCGCCATCGGTTATGATTCCAACGAGTTCATCTGAATTTTCTTTTACTACAGCCGTAGCACCCAGTCTTTTAGAAGATATTTCAATAATAATCTGGCGTAGTGTGGCGTTCTCTGTAACCTTAGGTGCCTGGTTCTGCTTGTAAATATCTTCTACTTTCAAGTATAAGCGTTTACCCAGCGAGCCGCCCGGATGCAGGCGCGCAAAATCAGCGCTGCTGAACCCGCGTGCTTCCAGTAAGCAAACAGCCAGTGCATCGCCAAGAGCAAGGGCCGCTGTAGTACTGGTTGTAGGAGCCAGGTTGTTAGGGCAGGCCTCGCGTTCTACATTAGCATTCAGTACAAAATCAGCACTTTCGGCAAGGTAAGAGTCTGTGCTCGAAACCATGGCGGCAAGCTTAGAACCTTTACGCTTAAGCAACGGAACCAGCACTTTTATCTCGGGAGTATTACCACTTTTAGAGATGCAGATCACAAAGTCTTCGGGCTGGATCATGCCCAGGTCGCCATGAATAGCATCGGCGGCATGCATAAAGATAGCAGGCGTACCCGTAGAATTAAGTGTGGCTACGATCTTAGAAGCGATGTTTGCACTCTTTCCGATACCGGTTACCACTACGCGCCCTTTCATGTTCAAAATAGCTTCGACGCAATTCTGAAAGTCTTCGTCGATAAAATCTGCCAGCCTGGCGATAGCTTCCGCTTCAGATAGTAAGACTTTTTTTGCTATTTGAGTTATATTATTAAGTAGATTCAAGTTAAATTTGTGTTAATGTACATTTATTTGAGTACGTTACAATCTTACTAATTTTTGCAGGAATTACATGTCTATTAAAGAGGTTAATCTCAAGAACAAATTAAAGGAAGTTTTTGGGTATAGTCAATTCAGAGGAAATCAGGAGCTGATAATTAACAATATTATCAACGGGAAGAACACCTTTGTGATTATGCCTACAGGCGCCGGCAAGTCGTTGTGCTATCAACTACCTGCTTTATCGCTTCCGGGTACTGCCATTGTTATCTCGCCGCTTATCGCCCTGATGAAAAACCAGGTAGATCAGTTGAATGCATTTGGTGTAAATGCGCAGTTCTTAAACTCTACACTTTCGAAGTCTGAGATAAACAAGGTAAAGAAAGAAACACTGGCCGGGGAGGTAAAGCTGTTGTATGTAGCGCCGGAGTCGCTTACCAAAGAAGAAACAGTTGAGTTTCTGCGTAGCTCCAATATTTCGTTTGTAGCTATCGACGAAGCACACTGTATTTCGGAGTGGGGCCATGATTTCCGACCAGAGTATCGCCGCATCCGTGGCATCATAGACCAGATCGGGAACTTACCAATTATTGCCCTTACAGCAACAGCCACACCAAAAGTACAGCTGGATATTCAGCGTAACCTGCAAATGGATGAGGCTTCTGTTTTCAAGTCGTCGTTTAACCGTACCAACTTATACTACGAGGTACGCCCTAAGCACAAGACCAAGAAGCAGCTGATCCAGTACGTAAAGAAAAATAAAGGCAAGAGCGGTGTGGTATACTGCCTGAGCCGCAAAAAAGTAGAAGAGATAGCAGAACTGCTGCGCGTAAACGATGTAAAAGCATTGCCTTACCATGCCGGCCTCGATGCTAATGTGCGCATGGCTAACCAGGATGCTTTCCTGAACGAAGATTGTGACGTAATTGTGGCAACTATAGCCTTTGGTATGGGTATCGATAAGCCGGATGTACGCTTTGTGATCCATTACGATACACCTAAATCAATAGAAGGCTATTACCAGGAAACAGGTCGTGCCGGTCGTGATGGGCTGGAAGGTAACTGCCTGATGTTCTACAGCTACGATGATATTATTAAGCTGGAGAAATTTAATAAAGACAAGCCGGTAACCGAGCGCGACAACTCGAAGCTGTTGCTGCAGGAAATGGCCGCTTATGCCGATTCTGCTGTGTGCCGCCGTAAGCAGCTACTGCATTATTTTGGTGAAGCTTATGAGAAAGACTGTGGTTTCTGCGATAACTGTCTGCACCCGAAAGAGCGTTACCAGGCACAGGAAGAGGTTAAGCTGGCGTTGCAGGCTGTGCAGCAAACAGGCGAGCGTTTTGGTATAGATCATATTACGGCTGTACTTACCGGTTTGCGTAACCAATACACTACCAGCTACGACCACGATAAATTGGAAGTGTTTGGGGCAGGCAAAGAGCAGGATGTACAGTTCTGGAGTTCGGTACTACGCCAGGTGTTGCTGTCTGAGTACCTGGAGAAGGATATTGAGAACTTTGGTGTAGTGAAGCTTACAGATAAGGGCAAAAGCTTTATAGCGAACCCGCACCCGATCGAGCTAACCAAAGACCATAACTATGAGCAGGAAGTAAAAGAAGACGAAGAGAAGGAAGAAACGCAGGCACAAGCTGGCCATGATGAAGTGCTTTTCGACTTACTGAAGAACCTGCGTAAGAAACTGGCAAAAGAAAAAGGCCTGCCTCCATACGTATTGTTCCAGGACCCGTCGCTGAAAGAAATGGCTACTGTTTACCCTACTACCAAAGAAGACCTGGCGCATATTGCCGGT contains the following coding sequences:
- a CDS encoding mannose-1-phosphate guanylyltransferase — translated: MNNNTYVVIMAGGIGSRFWPFSRTNYPKQFHDVLGIGETMLQMTMKRFEQICPTQNIFIVTNRDYEHLVKEQLPQLSDNQILLEPIGRNTAPCIAYASYKISQINPDANLIVAPSDHVVLKQEAFNQVINTALHAAAQDDVLITLGITPSRPDTGYGYIQFIADGDQPIKKVKTFTEKPNLELAQMFLNSGDFVWNSGIFIWNVQSILRAFRQYLPEVSEIFEEGSTKYNTEEEPNFIVKAYSHCRNISIDYGIMEKVDNVYVVLSDIGWSDLGTWNSLYTISDKDEQANVVDGDVMLYDTKNCIIKTPKNRLVVLQGLEGYIVAEHDNVLMICKLEEEQKVKDFTADAKYKKGQSYI
- a CDS encoding KpsF/GutQ family sugar-phosphate isomerase, which gives rise to MNLLNNITQIAKKVLLSEAEAIARLADFIDEDFQNCVEAILNMKGRVVVTGIGKSANIASKIVATLNSTGTPAIFMHAADAIHGDLGMIQPEDFVICISKSGNTPEIKVLVPLLKRKGSKLAAMVSSTDSYLAESADFVLNANVEREACPNNLAPTTSTTAALALGDALAVCLLEARGFSSADFARLHPGGSLGKRLYLKVEDIYKQNQAPKVTENATLRQIIIEISSKRLGATAVVKENSDELVGIITDGDLRRMLDKYESTEGIIATDIMTASPLTIEPDHYAAEAMAIMQEKNITQLIVTDSGKFEGFVHLHDLLKEGLV
- the recQ gene encoding DNA helicase RecQ; the encoded protein is MSIKEVNLKNKLKEVFGYSQFRGNQELIINNIINGKNTFVIMPTGAGKSLCYQLPALSLPGTAIVISPLIALMKNQVDQLNAFGVNAQFLNSTLSKSEINKVKKETLAGEVKLLYVAPESLTKEETVEFLRSSNISFVAIDEAHCISEWGHDFRPEYRRIRGIIDQIGNLPIIALTATATPKVQLDIQRNLQMDEASVFKSSFNRTNLYYEVRPKHKTKKQLIQYVKKNKGKSGVVYCLSRKKVEEIAELLRVNDVKALPYHAGLDANVRMANQDAFLNEDCDVIVATIAFGMGIDKPDVRFVIHYDTPKSIEGYYQETGRAGRDGLEGNCLMFYSYDDIIKLEKFNKDKPVTERDNSKLLLQEMAAYADSAVCRRKQLLHYFGEAYEKDCGFCDNCLHPKERYQAQEEVKLALQAVQQTGERFGIDHITAVLTGLRNQYTTSYDHDKLEVFGAGKEQDVQFWSSVLRQVLLSEYLEKDIENFGVVKLTDKGKSFIANPHPIELTKDHNYEQEVKEDEEKEETQAQAGHDEVLFDLLKNLRKKLAKEKGLPPYVLFQDPSLKEMATVYPTTKEDLAHIAGVGMGKVQKFGKPFLDMITKYVEENDIVTAADVVVKTTVNKSKIKIYIIQQIDKKVDLEEIAASKDLTMQELIEEIEHICYSGTKLNLNYYINSVLDDERQEEIYDYFMQASTDNIGVALKELGTDDYTEEDLRLMRIKFLSEYAN